From Polaribacter butkevichii, a single genomic window includes:
- the msrA gene encoding peptide-methionine (S)-S-oxide reductase MsrA codes for MNILKSITIISFSLLLISCFGFTNKKETQPKATYIANQNTKVAYFASGCFWCVEAIFESVNGVEEAVSGYAGGTTLNPSYRSIGTGKTGHAETVAVYYNPDKVSFKTLVTVFFGSQDPTTKNGQHPDYGSQYRSIAFYKTDAEKQIIEKAINQLNKDVYNGKIATEVTKFKKFYKAEEYHQDFERRNPNQGYVKAVSVPRLNKFKKKFPQLLKDDVH; via the coding sequence ATGAATATTTTAAAGTCTATTACTATTATAAGTTTCTCTCTATTATTAATTTCTTGTTTTGGTTTTACTAATAAAAAAGAAACACAACCTAAAGCCACATATATTGCCAACCAAAATACTAAAGTTGCTTATTTTGCTAGTGGATGTTTTTGGTGTGTTGAGGCTATTTTTGAAAGTGTAAATGGAGTAGAAGAGGCTGTTTCTGGGTATGCTGGTGGTACTACACTAAACCCAAGTTATAGAAGTATTGGTACAGGAAAAACAGGTCATGCAGAAACGGTTGCTGTATATTATAACCCCGATAAAGTTTCTTTTAAAACTTTGGTAACCGTGTTTTTTGGTTCTCAAGATCCAACTACTAAAAACGGACAACATCCAGATTACGGTTCGCAGTACAGGTCTATCGCTTTTTATAAAACAGATGCTGAAAAACAAATTATAGAAAAGGCTATTAATCAATTAAATAAAGATGTCTATAATGGAAAAATAGCAACGGAAGTTACAAAGTTTAAAAAGTTTTACAAAGCAGAAGAATATCATCAAGATTTTGAACGTAGAAACCCTAACCAAGGATATGTTAAAGCGGTTTCTGTGCCTAGATTAAATAAATTTAAAAAGAAATTTCCTCAACTTTTAAAAGATGATGTGCATTAA
- the miaA gene encoding tRNA (adenosine(37)-N6)-dimethylallyltransferase MiaA, with product MTSNNFLITIVGPTAIGKTALSIQLANHFKSDIISCDSRQFYKEMTIGTAVPEAHELAAAKHHFIQNRSIFEDYNVGSFERDTLAKLDDLFKENPIQVMVGGSGLYVDAVLKGLDYFPEVDPKIREALTLQLEKEGVEVLQEQLKELDLETYNVIELQNPKRVMRALEVCIGSGIPYSTFKNKPKAPRNFTSIKIGLDADREIIYNRINMRVDIMIENGLLDEAKTLYPHKTLNALQTVGYRELFSYFDGDFTKEFAISEIKKNTRRFAKRQGTWFKRDKNTLWFDYQTDINTIIAEISDKINISKL from the coding sequence ATGACTTCTAATAATTTTTTAATTACCATTGTAGGTCCCACTGCAATAGGTAAAACAGCATTAAGTATTCAATTGGCTAATCATTTTAAAAGTGATATTATTTCTTGTGATTCTAGACAGTTTTACAAAGAAATGACCATTGGTACTGCTGTACCAGAAGCACATGAATTGGCGGCCGCAAAACATCACTTTATACAAAACAGAAGTATTTTTGAAGATTATAATGTGGGCTCTTTTGAAAGAGATACGCTTGCTAAGTTAGACGACTTATTTAAAGAAAATCCAATTCAGGTTATGGTTGGTGGATCTGGCTTGTATGTAGATGCCGTTTTAAAAGGATTGGATTATTTTCCAGAAGTAGATCCTAAAATAAGAGAAGCATTAACTCTACAATTAGAAAAAGAAGGTGTAGAAGTTCTTCAAGAACAGTTAAAAGAGTTAGATTTAGAAACCTATAATGTTATAGAACTGCAAAACCCAAAAAGAGTAATGAGGGCTTTAGAAGTTTGCATTGGTTCTGGCATTCCCTATTCTACTTTTAAAAACAAACCCAAAGCACCTAGAAATTTTACTTCTATTAAAATAGGATTAGACGCAGACAGAGAAATTATTTATAACAGAATAAATATGCGTGTAGACATTATGATAGAAAACGGCTTATTAGATGAGGCAAAAACATTATACCCTCATAAAACCTTAAATGCTCTACAAACGGTAGGTTATAGAGAATTGTTCTCTTATTTTGATGGTGATTTTACCAAAGAGTTTGCTATCTCCGAAATTAAAAAAAACACCCGAAGGTTTGCAAAACGACAAGGTACTTGGTTTAAGAGAGATAAAAATACCTTATGGTTTGATTACCAAACCGACATAAATACTATTATTGCTGAAATTTCTGATAAAATTAACATATCAAAACTATAA
- the dnaX gene encoding DNA polymerase III subunit gamma/tau, whose product MEHFIVSARKYRPQNFADVVGQQAITNTLEKAIKNNHLAQALLFTGPRGVGKTSCARILAKNINQQDAEVAADEDFAFNIFELDAASNNSVDDIRSLTEQVRIPPQTGKYKVYIIDEVHMLSQAAFNAFLKTLEEPPAHAIFILATTEKHKIIPTILSRCQIFDFKRIGVLDAKNYLKVICEKENITADDDALHIIAQKADGAMRDALSIFDRVISFSGSNLTREAVTENLNVLDYETYFNMTDLMLTNKIPEVLNAFNVVLSKGFEGHHFINGLASHFRDLLVAKDKATLELLEVGDAAKKKYLEQATKASIPFLMQSIEKANQCDLNYRASKNQRLLVELTIMQIASITFDGEKKKSANYIIPATFFQALSPAVKEIVKPIQKKTAIEQPQKVETPKPKLAKPILKSAGRRVSSLSLKSIHEKKVIKKIAVEENFDNHPKDPFTEETLQNLWREYVALLIKKGERSMASIVGTDVPKLGKDFKISFMVPNKLMEDQFKKGRAKLINFLRAKLNNYGISLTVILNETIEKKFAYTPQEKYKKMREINPLLDKLRQTFELDM is encoded by the coding sequence ATGGAGCATTTTATAGTTTCTGCGCGTAAATATCGTCCTCAAAACTTTGCGGATGTTGTTGGGCAACAAGCCATTACAAACACGTTAGAAAAGGCTATAAAAAATAATCACTTAGCGCAAGCCCTATTATTTACAGGTCCGCGTGGAGTTGGTAAAACTTCTTGTGCAAGAATATTGGCTAAAAACATCAATCAACAAGATGCAGAAGTTGCTGCAGATGAAGATTTTGCTTTTAATATTTTTGAATTAGATGCTGCTTCTAACAACTCTGTAGATGATATTAGAAGTTTAACAGAGCAAGTTCGTATACCGCCACAAACAGGTAAATACAAAGTATATATTATAGATGAGGTACACATGTTATCTCAGGCAGCTTTTAATGCTTTTTTAAAGACATTAGAAGAACCACCTGCACATGCTATTTTTATTTTAGCAACCACAGAAAAACATAAAATTATTCCAACAATTTTATCTCGTTGTCAAATTTTCGATTTTAAACGAATTGGTGTTTTAGATGCTAAAAATTATCTAAAAGTAATTTGTGAAAAAGAAAATATTACAGCAGACGATGATGCTTTGCATATTATCGCCCAAAAGGCGGATGGCGCAATGCGTGATGCTTTGTCTATTTTTGATAGAGTTATTAGTTTTTCTGGAAGTAATTTAACAAGAGAAGCCGTTACAGAAAACCTAAATGTATTAGACTACGAAACGTATTTTAATATGACAGATTTAATGCTAACAAACAAAATACCTGAGGTGTTAAATGCTTTTAATGTGGTGTTAAGTAAAGGTTTTGAGGGGCATCACTTTATAAACGGATTAGCAAGTCATTTTAGAGATTTATTAGTAGCCAAAGACAAAGCCACTTTAGAGTTGTTAGAGGTTGGAGATGCTGCTAAAAAGAAATATTTAGAACAAGCCACAAAAGCTAGTATTCCGTTTTTAATGCAATCTATAGAAAAAGCAAATCAATGCGATTTAAATTATAGAGCAAGTAAAAATCAGCGACTGCTGGTAGAATTAACCATTATGCAAATTGCCTCTATCACTTTTGATGGAGAAAAAAAAAAGTCAGCTAACTACATAATTCCTGCTACCTTTTTTCAAGCACTTTCTCCTGCAGTAAAAGAAATTGTAAAACCGATACAGAAAAAAACGGCAATTGAGCAACCACAAAAGGTAGAAACACCTAAACCCAAATTAGCTAAACCTATTTTAAAATCTGCTGGCAGAAGGGTTTCTTCTTTATCTCTAAAAAGTATCCACGAGAAAAAAGTTATAAAAAAAATAGCTGTAGAAGAAAACTTCGACAATCACCCAAAAGATCCTTTTACAGAAGAAACTTTACAAAATCTTTGGAGAGAATATGTTGCCTTATTGATCAAAAAAGGAGAACGAAGTATGGCATCTATTGTAGGTACCGATGTACCCAAATTAGGTAAAGACTTTAAAATTTCTTTTATGGTACCTAACAAGTTAATGGAAGATCAATTTAAAAAAGGAAGAGCTAAATTGATAAATTTCTTAAGAGCTAAACTTAATAATTACGGAATTAGTCTTACGGTTATTTTGAATGAAACCATAGAAAAAAAGTTTGCTTATACTCCACAAGAAAAATACAAGAAAATGAGAGAAATAAATCCTCTTTTAGATAAATTACGCCAAACTTTTGAATTAGATATGTAG
- a CDS encoding cation:proton antiporter, with protein MLELAGIIILGILAQWVAWKFKIPAILPLILIGLLVGPIAAEFLSEDGTKWIEPIWNGEKGLFPGESLYYFVSLAISIILFEGGLTLKRNEIKNVGPVITKLITLGSAITFFGAGIVAHYIFNLGWELCFLFSGLIIVTGPTVITPILRNIPLKKDISTVLKWEGILIDPIGALVAVLVFEFISVDGGSGFTKTALMEFGKILLFGTTFGFTFAHALAYAINKKLIPHYLLNVVSLSTVLLVFVESELFAHESGLLAVVVMGMVLGNGKLSNLKELLYFKESLSVLLISILFILLAANINIEDLLLLYTWKTAALFAIVVFVIRPLAVFASTRNSNLKFNEKLFISWVGPRGIVAAGIASLFGSKLMKQGVEGAEYITPLVFMIVLGTVLFNATTARLFAKMVGVFLKSSESILFVGASSPARLIAKYLKDKGKRVILIDSNKDYIKKALKADLEAFRIDIYNEVLSDNIELNDVGYLIAMTGSEDVNKFAVNSFAKDFGEQGAYRLATSEEILKTDVSIEEQSSFFTPKDDYINLSEAFRDNPKIYEVEIKTEEEYDTMLSKLFNELKSVLLFVKKDHKLYLISEFEKEKLTKDNCTLVYLGKNVQDNLNSH; from the coding sequence ATGTTAGAATTAGCCGGAATAATTATTTTAGGAATATTAGCACAATGGGTGGCTTGGAAATTTAAGATTCCTGCTATTTTACCTTTAATTTTAATAGGTCTTTTGGTAGGACCTATTGCTGCAGAATTTTTGAGTGAAGATGGTACCAAATGGATAGAACCTATTTGGAATGGTGAAAAAGGACTTTTTCCTGGAGAAAGTTTGTACTATTTTGTGTCTTTAGCCATTAGTATTATACTTTTTGAAGGAGGGTTAACTTTAAAAAGAAATGAAATAAAAAATGTAGGCCCTGTAATAACCAAATTAATTACACTTGGTTCTGCAATTACTTTTTTTGGTGCTGGTATTGTTGCGCATTATATTTTTAATTTAGGATGGGAGCTTTGTTTTCTCTTCTCTGGGTTAATAATTGTAACAGGACCAACGGTAATTACTCCAATTTTAAGAAACATTCCATTAAAAAAAGATATTTCTACAGTTTTAAAATGGGAAGGAATTTTAATAGATCCTATTGGTGCTTTGGTTGCCGTTTTAGTTTTCGAATTTATTAGTGTAGATGGTGGTAGTGGTTTTACAAAAACGGCTTTAATGGAGTTTGGTAAAATTTTACTTTTTGGTACTACTTTTGGATTTACGTTTGCGCATGCACTTGCCTATGCAATTAATAAAAAATTAATTCCGCATTATTTACTAAATGTAGTTTCGTTGTCTACTGTTTTATTGGTTTTTGTAGAGTCAGAACTTTTTGCACATGAATCTGGGTTATTAGCAGTAGTAGTAATGGGAATGGTTTTAGGAAATGGTAAATTAAGTAACTTAAAAGAATTGCTTTATTTTAAAGAGTCGTTAAGTGTTTTGTTAATTTCTATTTTGTTTATTTTGTTAGCGGCAAACATCAATATAGAAGATTTACTTTTATTGTATACCTGGAAAACAGCAGCCCTTTTTGCCATTGTAGTTTTTGTAATTAGACCTTTAGCGGTTTTTGCAAGTACTAGAAATTCTAATTTAAAGTTTAATGAAAAGCTATTTATAAGTTGGGTTGGACCACGTGGAATTGTAGCTGCAGGTATTGCTTCATTATTTGGTAGTAAGTTAATGAAACAAGGTGTAGAAGGAGCAGAGTATATTACTCCTTTGGTTTTTATGATTGTTTTAGGAACCGTTTTATTTAATGCAACTACGGCACGATTATTTGCAAAAATGGTGGGAGTTTTTCTTAAAAGTTCTGAATCTATTTTATTTGTTGGAGCATCTAGTCCTGCAAGATTAATTGCTAAATATTTAAAGGATAAAGGGAAACGTGTTATTTTAATAGATTCTAATAAAGATTATATTAAAAAAGCATTAAAAGCAGATTTAGAAGCTTTTAGAATTGATATTTATAATGAGGTTCTGTCTGATAATATTGAGTTAAATGACGTTGGTTATTTAATTGCAATGACGGGGAGTGAAGATGTAAATAAGTTTGCTGTAAATAGTTTTGCCAAAGATTTTGGAGAGCAAGGAGCGTATAGATTGGCTACTTCGGAAGAGATTTTAAAAACAGATGTAAGTATTGAAGAACAAAGTAGTTTCTTTACACCAAAAGATGATTATATCAATTTAAGTGAGGCTTTTAGGGATAATCCTAAAATATACGAAGTAGAAATTAAAACGGAAGAAGAATACGATACTATGCTTTCTAAATTATTTAATGAACTAAAATCGGTACTTTTATTTGTTAAGAAAGATCATAAATTATATTTAATATCAGAATTTGAAAAAGAAAAACTGACCAAAGATAATTGCACGTTGGTGTATTTGGGTAAAAATGTACAAGACAATTTAAATTCACATTAA
- a CDS encoding ion transporter, with product MNSTDKKPSWKHRLHEIIYEADTKEGKLFDVILLVAIIASILLVMLESIESFDAKYHTYLNISEWIITILFSVEYILRVVAINKPFKYIFSFYGIIDFLSTIPKYLSLVIIGSHHFAALRALRLLRVFRILKLARYVGASNKLLLALKASKAKISVFLFFVVILCIILGTIMYMVEGAENGFTSIPRSVYWAIVTLTTVGFGDIAPQTPFGQLIASIIMILGYGIIAIPTGIVSSEMTKNNDNNLHTNTQACPNCGKENHKDGAEFCYNCGSKLN from the coding sequence TTGAATTCAACCGATAAGAAACCTTCTTGGAAACACAGACTCCATGAAATTATTTATGAAGCAGACACTAAAGAAGGGAAACTTTTTGATGTAATATTATTAGTTGCCATCATTGCTAGTATTTTATTGGTAATGCTAGAAAGTATCGAAAGTTTTGATGCCAAATATCATACCTATTTAAATATTTCTGAATGGATTATTACCATTCTATTTTCTGTAGAATATATATTAAGAGTTGTTGCCATCAACAAACCTTTTAAGTATATTTTTAGTTTCTATGGTATTATAGATTTTCTATCTACCATACCAAAATACTTATCGCTTGTAATTATAGGCTCTCATCATTTTGCTGCACTAAGAGCATTGCGCTTACTTAGAGTTTTTAGAATTTTAAAATTAGCAAGATATGTTGGTGCTTCTAATAAACTATTACTCGCTTTAAAAGCAAGTAAAGCAAAAATATCTGTCTTTTTATTTTTTGTAGTTATTTTGTGCATCATTTTAGGTACCATTATGTATATGGTAGAAGGTGCAGAAAATGGTTTTACAAGCATTCCTAGAAGTGTGTATTGGGCAATTGTTACTTTAACAACAGTAGGTTTTGGAGACATTGCTCCTCAAACACCTTTTGGGCAATTAATTGCTAGCATTATTATGATTTTAGGGTATGGTATTATTGCTATTCCTACAGGAATTGTAAGTTCTGAAATGACTAAAAATAACGACAATAACCTACATACCAACACACAAGCTTGCCCAAATTGCGGAAAAGAAAACCATAAAGATGGCGCAGAATTTTGTTATAACTGTGGTAGTAAATTAAACTAA
- a CDS encoding OmpH family outer membrane protein: MKSKIIFIAIALLSTISIAQSKVGTVDSEYILSLMPETKIVLQRSQNYGAKLDSSFNIKVKTYQTKVDAFKKNEKTLGELAKQAEYKELAAMEADIQKYQQNGNKLMQLKQEELMRPLYKKLSDAIATVAKSGKYTQVLTVSGNEFAYIDNNFDITKLVLNNLGIVAPTETEE; this comes from the coding sequence ATGAAATCAAAAATTATATTTATTGCTATTGCTTTGTTAAGCACCATTTCTATTGCACAATCTAAAGTAGGTACAGTAGATAGCGAATATATTTTAAGCCTAATGCCAGAAACTAAAATTGTATTACAAAGATCTCAAAATTACGGAGCAAAATTAGATTCTTCTTTTAATATTAAAGTAAAAACTTATCAAACCAAAGTAGATGCTTTTAAAAAAAATGAAAAAACACTCGGAGAACTTGCTAAACAAGCAGAATACAAAGAACTAGCTGCAATGGAAGCTGATATTCAAAAATATCAACAAAACGGAAACAAGCTAATGCAATTAAAGCAAGAAGAGTTAATGCGCCCTTTATATAAAAAATTAAGTGATGCCATTGCTACCGTTGCCAAATCTGGTAAATACACACAAGTTTTAACGGTTTCTGGTAACGAATTTGCTTACATAGATAACAATTTTGATATTACAAAATTAGTATTAAACAATTTAGGAATAGTAGCACCAACCGAAACTGAAGAATAA
- a CDS encoding TonB-dependent receptor, producing the protein MKQKLILFFTITLCLQSFAQHLKGRVVDDFKQPIENVYIYNSIKNTHTHTNENGSFILENTVADDILEIGLLGFEKKEITITKTDIENGITIALVSKIFQLDELVLRKEINALETITKVDLELNPVNSSQEILRKVPGLIIGQHAGGGKAEQIFLRGFDIDHGTDISLSVDGMPINMVSHAHGQGYSDLHFLIPETIQKINFGKGPYYANTGDFNTAGYVDFSTKKAINNNSVSVGFGDFNSLRTLGMFNLLDTKKDQNAYVAVEYIETDGAFESPQNFNRVNIFGKYNAFINDTDRISLTASHFTSSWDASGQIPERAVANGSINRFGAIDDTEGGFTSRTNFNIELNKTLDDASLLKANAFYSHYNFELYSNFTFFLEDALNGDQIKQFEDRDIFGMNVQLSNIVNYGNVEATYTKGVGLRYDLINDIELSHTKNRSETLEQIQLGSVKQTNMYAFFNADFEVGKFKISPSVRLDYFKFLYNDRLNPTYTTLSKSEAIVSPKLNFLYTQKDNLQWYLKSGIGFHSNDARVILQQETDKILPRAYGADFGNIWKPTKNLVLNTAVWYLLSEEELVYVGDAGVIEPSGKSERFGFDFGLRYQFTDWLYLDTDLTATKARSLENISGEDYIPLSPDFTMSGGLSFSNLGNFSGGLRYRFIDDRPANEDNSIVADGYFVSDFNINYKMKNITFGVAIENIFDVAWNETQFATESRLQNETESVEEIHFTPGTPFFAKATITYAF; encoded by the coding sequence ATGAAACAAAAGCTAATACTTTTTTTTACAATTACACTTTGTTTACAATCTTTTGCTCAACATTTAAAAGGGCGTGTTGTAGATGATTTTAAACAACCTATAGAGAATGTATATATCTACAATTCGATAAAAAACACACATACACACACTAATGAAAACGGAAGTTTTATTCTAGAAAATACGGTAGCTGATGATATTTTAGAAATTGGTCTTTTAGGTTTTGAGAAAAAAGAAATTACTATTACTAAAACCGATATAGAAAACGGAATTACAATAGCCTTAGTTTCTAAAATATTTCAGTTAGATGAATTGGTGTTACGTAAAGAGATTAATGCTTTAGAAACCATTACAAAAGTAGATTTAGAGTTAAATCCGGTAAATTCTTCTCAAGAAATTTTAAGAAAAGTTCCAGGATTAATTATTGGTCAGCATGCAGGTGGAGGGAAAGCAGAGCAAATATTTTTAAGAGGTTTCGATATCGATCATGGTACAGATATTTCTCTTTCTGTAGACGGAATGCCAATTAATATGGTTTCTCATGCACACGGACAAGGATATAGCGATTTGCATTTTCTAATTCCAGAAACGATTCAGAAAATTAATTTTGGTAAAGGACCATATTATGCAAATACGGGCGATTTTAATACTGCTGGTTATGTAGATTTTTCTACCAAAAAGGCCATAAATAACAATTCGGTTTCAGTAGGTTTTGGAGATTTTAACTCTCTAAGAACTTTAGGGATGTTTAATTTGTTAGATACTAAGAAAGATCAAAATGCGTATGTTGCTGTAGAGTATATAGAAACAGATGGTGCTTTTGAGTCGCCACAAAACTTTAATAGAGTTAATATTTTTGGTAAATACAACGCTTTTATAAATGATACAGACAGAATTTCTTTAACTGCGTCTCATTTTACAAGTAGTTGGGATGCTTCTGGACAAATACCAGAAAGAGCAGTAGCAAACGGAAGTATTAACAGATTTGGCGCTATAGATGATACCGAAGGAGGTTTTACTTCTAGAACAAATTTTAACATTGAGTTAAATAAAACCTTAGATGATGCTTCTTTATTAAAAGCAAATGCATTTTACTCTCATTATAATTTCGAGTTGTATTCTAACTTTACTTTCTTTTTAGAGGATGCTTTAAATGGAGATCAAATTAAACAATTTGAAGATAGAGATATTTTTGGAATGAATGTACAGTTATCTAATATTGTAAATTACGGAAACGTAGAAGCTACGTATACAAAAGGAGTAGGGTTACGTTACGATTTAATAAATGATATTGAGTTATCTCACACAAAAAACAGGTCAGAAACGTTAGAGCAAATTCAGTTAGGTAGTGTAAAACAAACAAATATGTACGCTTTTTTTAATGCTGATTTTGAAGTTGGTAAATTTAAAATATCACCATCTGTACGTTTAGATTATTTTAAGTTTTTATACAATGATCGTTTAAATCCAACTTATACAACGCTGTCAAAATCGGAAGCAATTGTAAGTCCTAAATTAAATTTTTTATATACACAAAAAGATAATTTACAATGGTATTTAAAATCAGGAATTGGGTTTCATTCTAACGATGCAAGAGTAATTTTACAACAAGAAACAGATAAAATTTTACCAAGAGCTTACGGTGCAGATTTTGGTAATATATGGAAACCGACTAAAAACTTAGTGTTAAACACGGCGGTTTGGTATTTGTTATCTGAAGAAGAATTGGTTTATGTTGGTGATGCTGGTGTGATAGAACCTTCTGGTAAATCAGAAAGATTTGGTTTTGATTTTGGATTGAGATATCAATTTACAGATTGGTTGTATTTAGATACAGATTTAACAGCTACAAAAGCAAGAAGCTTAGAAAATATTTCTGGGGAAGATTATATTCCTTTATCGCCAGATTTTACAATGTCTGGAGGATTATCATTCTCTAATCTGGGGAACTTTTCTGGCGGTTTACGTTATCGTTTTATAGATGATAGACCTGCAAATGAAGATAATTCTATTGTTGCAGATGGTTATTTTGTAAGTGATTTTAACATCAACTATAAAATGAAAAATATCACGTTTGGTGTAGCGATAGAAAATATTTTTGATGTAGCATGGAATGAAACTCAGTTTGCAACAGAAAGTAGATTACAAAATGAAACGGAATCTGTAGAAGAAATTCACTTTACACCAGGAACTCCGTTTTTTGCAAAAGCAACCATTACATATGCCTTTTAA
- a CDS encoding universal stress protein, with translation MQNIHKILIGIAFSPNLKANIFEAVRLANMFNAELVGVHVGAKSQQKKTDLTALLSAADPLKKSFKAIWKEGNPVDIIIDTCATEQISLLILGALQKENLLKYYVGSIARKITRKAPCSVLLLIKPSITRVPCNHIVVNGLKDDRTEETIKTAFLFAKHIKCSKITIVEEVSQNELKVKVSDDKTLRQSTIKKERLKTREDQRVKTILKDINCNDITINTQSIFGKRGYSIGHYAKVKRADLLIMNAPNKLGFLDRIFPHDLEYILSQLPTDVLIVK, from the coding sequence TTGCAAAATATTCATAAAATTCTAATTGGTATTGCATTTTCCCCAAATTTAAAAGCAAATATATTTGAAGCCGTAAGACTAGCTAATATGTTTAATGCTGAATTAGTTGGGGTTCATGTAGGTGCAAAATCACAACAAAAAAAAACAGACTTAACAGCGCTTTTGTCTGCTGCAGATCCTTTAAAAAAATCCTTTAAAGCTATTTGGAAAGAAGGCAATCCGGTAGATATAATTATAGACACCTGTGCTACAGAGCAAATAAGCTTACTCATTTTAGGAGCATTGCAAAAAGAAAACCTCTTAAAATACTATGTAGGTTCTATTGCCAGAAAAATTACAAGAAAAGCTCCTTGCTCTGTTTTACTATTGATAAAACCCTCAATTACAAGAGTTCCATGCAATCATATTGTGGTAAATGGATTAAAAGATGACAGAACAGAAGAAACTATTAAAACAGCTTTCCTTTTTGCCAAACATATAAAATGTAGTAAAATTACCATTGTAGAAGAAGTAAGTCAGAATGAACTAAAAGTAAAAGTAAGTGATGATAAAACATTAAGACAATCTACCATAAAAAAAGAAAGGTTAAAAACAAGAGAAGACCAACGTGTAAAAACCATCTTAAAAGACATCAATTGTAATGATATTACCATAAACACACAAAGTATTTTTGGTAAAAGAGGCTATTCTATAGGCCATTATGCAAAAGTAAAAAGAGCCGATTTACTAATTATGAACGCACCAAATAAACTTGGTTTTTTAGATAGAATTTTTCCTCATGATCTTGAGTATATTTTATCTCAACTACCAACCGATGTTTTAATTGTTAAATAA
- a CDS encoding YoaK family protein — protein sequence MFRHQGKSRTVKHNLRIATILSFVAGMVNVTGYLAFKQLTTNVTGHFALFIYDLANFNFWKGTIYFLYIFSFLFGSFLSSFLIEFFSETKRLNVFVLPTLIECIVLITIGIISDFIEMRYVNLLICLLLFAMGLQNSFVTKISNAVVRTTHLTGLFTDLGIDLSLLCFPKLESKRKELKTNIKLRVFIIIFFFSGGLTAGFFYSKLDLKLNSLIFAALILIVSLFFDDFRYQVIKRRRKFTQKKTAKKAKIHLLKHNQ from the coding sequence ATGTTTAGACATCAAGGTAAAAGCAGAACGGTAAAACATAATTTAAGAATTGCAACAATTCTTTCTTTTGTAGCAGGTATGGTAAACGTTACAGGTTACCTTGCTTTTAAACAATTAACCACAAATGTAACAGGTCATTTTGCTTTATTTATTTATGATTTAGCTAATTTTAATTTTTGGAAAGGAACCATCTACTTTCTTTATATTTTCTCTTTTCTATTTGGTTCTTTTTTATCAAGTTTTTTAATAGAATTTTTTAGCGAAACTAAAAGGCTCAATGTTTTTGTATTACCAACCTTAATAGAATGTATTGTTTTAATTACAATAGGTATTATAAGTGATTTTATAGAAATGAGGTATGTAAATTTACTAATTTGTTTACTCCTTTTTGCCATGGGATTACAAAACTCTTTTGTAACCAAAATTTCTAATGCAGTAGTAAGAACAACACATTTAACAGGACTCTTTACCGATTTAGGTATCGATCTTTCTTTATTATGTTTTCCTAAATTAGAATCAAAAAGAAAAGAACTAAAAACCAATATTAAACTTCGTGTTTTTATTATTATATTCTTTTTTTCTGGTGGATTAACGGCTGGATTCTTTTATTCTAAATTAGATTTAAAATTAAATTCTTTAATTTTTGCAGCTCTTATTTTAATCGTTAGTCTATTTTTTGATGATTTTAGGTATCAAGTAATAAAAAGAAGAAGAAAATTTACTCAAAAAAAGACCGCCAAAAAAGCAAAAATTCACTTGCTAAAACACAATCAATAA